The Brassica oleracea var. oleracea cultivar TO1000 chromosome C6, BOL, whole genome shotgun sequence genomic interval TTGATTGACTAGGTAGGAGGAGGTTCTGATCTCGTAACTGTCTCTTTTGTCTTTAAGTGTAGATGTTAAAATTGTCCAGTTTTAGTAATTGTCTGTTCCTAAACACTCTCCAGTCTCTGTGTTCTTTTTGGCGAATACTTGTTCGACCAAATGTCTGAATGGGATTTTGGAATGTTGTTTTGTTTATTTTCCAAGTCTCTGCCTTTTTTGCTTGCAACAAATAATACGTTTTTCTGGTTTTGCAGTTTTCATTGTTTAAGTGCTATTATATTCTGAGATAAAAGGACTTTTGTTGATGATCTATAATAACGCTAGATTTAAACTCAGTGATATCTATCTATTTATAAGGACTATCATCATAAGTTATGTCATCTCATCACCTTGCTTTCTTAGTTTGATTCATGTTTCCATGTACTAGCTATAACAAACTCTACTGATTTCTTGTTTCAAATTTTATCAACAGTACTCTATTACCATGAGATGCTTTTTTTTTAAACCTGAACAAAAGCTTCTTCTTTTCTGTTTCAGGCAAAATGAAAGTTGGGACATTTGGGATAATTTGCTGCTATCTCCTTTATGCATCTCTCACAAAGACACACTACTGGTAGGTACTTTTGATATTAATGGTAAAACTTCTGAAGGATTAATTCTTAGTTTAATTTGTCGCGTTTCAAACAGACAATGGCGTTTGAAAGAGTGAAACACATTGTTTTTGTAGAGGGGTGGAACTTGTTTTATACATTATGGTTAGTTAAAAAGCGTATAATTCAGAACAGAAGTTTTGGGGAGTGGTGAACGGTATTGTGGTGGTCAGGGACTAGGGAAACTGGTTCTCTGGAAACACGCCAAGGAGGGAAGATTTAAGATAAAGCCTGATTCTGTGATGATCTCCAACTTCCTTGATCATCAGATCATCGTACTTGTCTCCAAGCCTGGAGGAGAGGGAAGGCGTTGCATTTATGTACTCTACCAGAGATTCCTCGTTCAATGGCTTAAACTCCTCTAACGACATCGCTTTTGCTCTTTGCTTCAGTTTCAACCAAGTGCGGAGAGATAACAGAGAGATGATTGCAATGAATCTAGTTTTAAAAGGTACGATTTTTTCAGAGATACTCTAATTGTTTTTGGCTTCACATCTGTAGTGATCAGTCTATCGCATGGAGTGACCAACAAAATGGCAAATACTCCGAGCATGATTAATGGGGTTCTTAGCGTAATATAATAAAATGTGTCTTAACTTTTAACTACAAAAGCTAAGAACCGGTTCTTAAAAAACCGGTTCTTAGCTTTTGTAGTTAAAAGTTAAGAGACGGGTTATTATATTACGCTAAGAACTCCATCATAAAAACTTCCCACTAATCATGCTCTCACACGCGCCTTTCAAGAATCGTTAAATAACCGATTGGTTAATGCTTGCCAAAGTCAAACCAGGTCAGTCAATTTTTAATATCCGGTTGTTTTCAATCAAACCCAAGGTCAAGTTCATTTTGGTTCGGTTTGATGTGCAAACATGGTTTAGTATGAGTTTAGTCTTTCCTTTTTGTAACAATTGTCCACGTTTACTTATTAAGATTTTTTCATAATGTCTATTTTTGTGCATTTCAAAATATAAAAAAAGTCCAACAAGCAACATATGCATACACTACACTCTCGTAATCTAGTCATTTTACAAAAAGAAATTATTGGAAAGTTAACCGAAAAAAGTATCAATGCATCCATGTCCATCTTTATTCTTGAGAGAAGCGCAGCGCCTTTCACTGCATCCATGTCATCTCATTCTATTTTTACCAACTTCTCAGCTAAATTTCAGGACAGGACACTCTAAGCTTGGAGGAATGGTGGTCGTTCTGACAAACTGGATTGTGTGATCAAGTGAAGACTCTAATGCTTTTAAGGAAGTTTTGCAGTTATTAACTATAGTATAAGATGAAGAGACTTGAGTGTGTTTGGATGTTTTTTATGCTTTGTATTATTGTATATATTGACAAGTGTAGCAGAGAGAGTATTTTGGACTCTGTTGAGGTGGTGTCGGCTATGTGCTAGAAGATTCAGCCTCTGTTCACAATATTCAGTTGTGTAAATATTGATTATTACAAAGGAAAGCTCACTGCTCAGTTACAATGAATGTCCCTATGTATGTTTGTTTATAAACGAGTCAATTAGTTCAAACTTCTTATTGATAATAACCAGAAAAACTAATAAAAAATGATAAACTTGTCGCTATCTTTAGAGCACTTTCTTAACCAGACCAACATCCTTTAACATCCACTATCAATACTCTCAATAATTTTAGGCATTTTCTGTATATAGGGTTGCTGGATAGTTTGTAAGAACAATCAATATAATAAAACAATTATTGTACAAAAGAACATACTCTAAAGTAGCAAAACAAATGGATCGATTAAAAAAAAAAATACTAAACAGAGCTTCATCACAACAAGTAACTCTCTCATAAGTCAAATCTACAATCTCATACTAATTGTTTAATCCATCGAGCACTTAGTTCATTTGATCTTCACATGGAAACTCGTAACGACACAATGGACAAACATGACTGGTCTCAAGCCACGTCACGATACACTCATCGTCGAACTCATGTCCACAAGCTAAAGGCACAACTGTTCCTCCATTCTTAAACTCTTCCAAACAAATCGTGCACTCTTCCAAGCTATTCTTCTTCTTCTTGTAAATTTTCCTGATTAGGGATTTGACCACGAGCTTGCTAGCGGGTCTAAACCGGGTGTTATTAGTGATCTCATGGAACGAGACTTGAGCGGCTTCTTCAATCTGTGACTGGGAGTCATCATCATCATCATGGAGATAATAAGGAGAGAGATCCAACTCAACCGATAAATCACATCCAGGAGAGTACCCACTACTACTGAAACAAGTTACAATAAGAACGTAGGCAACTAGATTCATAAACACATCTCTAATAGTGTCCGCGTCGATATCTGCTTCCTGCAGGAAACACATCAATTCTCGTATGATTTGACACTCGTAGTTTTCGTTCTGATCATCAAAACCGAAGAAGTCTTGTATGGGAAGGGAGCTAGTCGTGAATGACGTGTCAAAGTCATCATCGTCGCCAAGGATTGTGGCAGTGACTGTGATCGTGCCAGCATCTTCCGGTTGAGAATCATCAAAGACTTCGTGGTAGAAACTGGCTCTCATGACTAGTTTACTCAAAGAAAACTATTGAACAGGAATTTGACCTAATTTTTCTACGCGTTATGTAAAAGAAATAAGATGAATGGATGATGATCGGTTTTAGGGTTGAGTTTGTATTTATAATAGATGGATTAAGAATGGATCACATCAATTTCCA includes:
- the LOC106297227 gene encoding E3 ubiquitin ligase BIG BROTHER-related-like, which translates into the protein MRASFYHEVFDDSQPEDAGTITVTATILGDDDDFDTSFTTSSLPIQDFFGFDDQNENYECQIIRELMCFLQEADIDADTIRDVFMNLVAYVLIVTCFSSSGYSPGCDLSVELDLSPYYLHDDDDDSQSQIEEAAQVSFHEITNNTRFRPASKLVVKSLIRKIYKKKKNSLEECTICLEEFKNGGTVVPLACGHEFDDECIVTWLETSHVCPLCRYEFPCEDQMN